Proteins co-encoded in one Prunus persica cultivar Lovell chromosome G6, Prunus_persica_NCBIv2, whole genome shotgun sequence genomic window:
- the LOC18773579 gene encoding protochlorophyllide-dependent translocon component 52, chloroplastic produces the protein MEALKISSIPSLQIPSKFDKAQSKKLTSFCFNSIPSSSFSLVQRNISTFKIFTTTSSSVSTEPANPPELEVENRTQQEKFDWYAQWYPLMPVCDLDKRVPHAKKVLGIDVVVWWDRNESAWKVFDDSCPHRLAPLSEGRIDQWGRLQCVYHGWCFNGSGDCKFIPQAPADGPPIHTSKKACVAAYPSTVQNGIVWFWPNSDPQYKDVLAEKKPPYIPELDDPSYSGLMGNREIPYGYEVLIENLMDPAHVPYAHYGIMRTNQPKEKADREGGRPLELSVQKLDINGFIAKQEWGRSKFLPPCVFYASPLDPVDQGNGAASSAGTKKVSSAQRRALLIFICIPVSPGNSRLIWTFPRNFGVWIDKIVPRWMFHVGQNLILDSDLYLLHVEERKIMDAGPNQWQKACFVPTKSDALVVGFRKWLIKYAGGQVDWRGKFSGALPPTPPREQLLDRYWSHVVSCSSCSAAHKGLRVLEVVLQVVSFSLVGIVAATKQAALSVAARTTLVAMAILSFAASKWLAHFIYKQFHFHDYNHALR, from the exons ATGGAAGCTCTGAAAATTTCATCTATTCCTTCACTCCAAATTCCGTCTAAATTTGACAAAGCGCAATCCAAGAAACTCACTTCTTTCTGTTTTAATTCAATACCCAGTTCATCTTTCTCATTAGTTCAAAGAAACATATCAACATTCAAGATTTTCACCACCACATCATCTTCTGTTTCAACTGAGCCTGCAAACCCACCTGAACTAGAGGTTGAAAATCGCACCCAACAAGAGAAATTTGATTGGTATGCCCAATGGTACCCATTGATGCCAGTTTGTGATCTTGACAAGAGGGTGCCACAtgcaaagaaagttttgggtATTGATGTGGTGGTGTGGTGGGACAGAAATGAGAGTGCTTGGAAGGTGTTTGATGATTCTTGTCCTCACAGATTGGCTCCATTGTCTGAAGGGAGAATTGATCAGTGGGGGAGGCTGCAGTGTGTTTATCATGGCTGGTGTTTTAATGGCTCTGGTGACTGCAAGTTCATCCCTCAAGCACCTGCTGATGGCCCTCCG ATTCACACATCCAAGAAAGCATGTGTAGCTGCTTATCCAAGTACTGTGCAGAATGGCATTGTGTGGTTTTGGCCAAATTCCGATCCTCAATACAAAGATGTTCTTGCGGAGAAAAAACCTCCCTACATACCAGAACTAGATGATCCATCGTATTCTGGTTTAATGGGAAATAGAGAGATTCCTTACGG GTATGAGGTCTTGATTGAAAATCTCATGGACCCTGCTCATGTTCCATATGCACATTATGGAATAATGCGAACGAATCAACCCAAAG AGAAGGCCGATAGAGAAGGGGGCAGACCATTGGAATTGAGTGTTCAGAAGTTAGACATAAATGGTTTCATTGCAAAGCAGGAGTGGGGTCGCAGTAAATTTCTGCCACCATGTGTGTTCTACGCTTCTCCCCTTGATCCGGTTGACCAAGGTAATGGTGCTGCATCATCGGCTGGAACCAAAAAG GTGTCATCAGCCCAGCGGAGAGCTCTTCTAATTTTTATCTGCATTCCGGTTAGTCCAGGTAATAGCAGATTGATATGGACCTTCCCAAGAAACTTTGGCGTTTGGATTGATAAGATTGTTCCACGATGGATGTTTCATGTTGGACAAAACCTGATTTTGGACTCAGATTTATATCTTCTTCATGTCGAG GAACGTAAGATAATGGATGCTGGCCCCAACCAGTGGCAGAAAGCATGTTTTGTGCCTACAAAGTCGGATGCCCTTGTGGTTGGTTTCAGAAAATGGTTAATCAAGTATGCTGGTGGTCAGGTAGATTGGAGAGGCAAGTTCAGTGGGGCTCTTCCCCCCACTCCCCCAAGAGAACAGTTGTTGGACAG GTACTGGTCCCATGTGGTGAGCTGCAGCAGTTGCAGTGCAGCACACAAAGGTCTGAGGGTGCTGGAAGTTGTGTTGCAGGTCgtctctttttctttagttGGAATTGTTGCTGCAACCAAGCAGGCTGCGTTATCAGTGGCTGCAAGAACTACGCTAGTTGCAATGGCTATACTATCCTTTGCAGCTTCAAAATGGTTGGCTCACTTTATCTACAAACAGTTTCACTTCCACGACTACAACCATGCTCTTCGCTGA
- the LOC18774378 gene encoding IQ domain-containing protein IQM2, translating into MGISFSCPFAEHTDLESGLESIIVKSISFGDDEVKTPVRSVSFKSGDTEPTIMKSLGSGKMTLETSVSFKGNELEKMVLVKVPSLEKSMSTASLSPLIKEMNIAPISPISKEMNFQSPRSDSSLGMIQPLQFPHPASPKHMAAIKLQKVYKSFRTRRKLADCAVLVEQSWWKLLDFAELKRSSISFFEIEKHETAISRWSRARTRAAKVGKGLSKNEKAQKLALQHWLEAIDPRHRYGHNLHFYYVKWLHCQSREPFFYWLDIGEGKEVNLVEKCPRSKLQQQCIKYLGPMERMAYEVVVEDGKFFYKQSGQVLHTTEEFNDAKWIFVLSASRTLYVGKKKKGTFQHSSFLAGGATSAAGRLVVEHGIIKAVWPHSGHYRPTEENFRDFVSFLEENKLDLTDVKLSPVEEEEEGSLSKKRSSAHIRCNSSEGDFIESECELKTKETIVEDLTRDETDSMVQAAAAMDSHMSSRLCSVSRKLSNLAIPNRERFFVTSETQPAASSCSSIPVESPVDGYETAEENLSSEQDYMVPKKNLFEENHEETEEENIPQESILKRINSHKGMKSFQLGKQLSCKWTTGAGPRIGCVRDYPSELQFRALEHVSLSPRSAARSRSYFSPQITSSLSPRVLTPTKCGGEMEAIISSPALERLKSRTQSSPLFTGSRASAIANVS; encoded by the exons ATGGGAATTTCCTTTTCCTGCCCATTTGCTGAGCACACCGATTTGGAAAGTGGGTTAGAATCAATAATTGTAAAGTCCATCAGCTTTGGGGATGATGAAGTGAAAACTCCTGTTAGATCAGTCAGTTTCAAAAGTGGTGATACAGAACCCACAATAATGAAATCTTTAGGCTCTGGAAAGATGACACTAGAAACTTCTGTTAGCTTTAAAGGGAACGAGTTAGAGAAAATGGTACTGGTTAAGGTTCCTTCATTAGAAAAGAGCATGAGCACTGCTTCACTCAGTCCCCTTATCAAAGAAATGAACATTGCACCAATCAGCCCCATTAGCAAAGAGATGAACTTTCAATCCCCAAGATCAGATAGTTCGCTGGGGATGATCCAACCCTTGCAATTTCCACATCCCGCCAGCCCCAAACACATGGCCGCAATTAAATTGCAAAAAGTATACAAAAGCTTCCGAACCAGACGAAAGCTAGCAGATTGTGCAGTTCTTGTTGAACAGAGCTG GTGGAAGCTTTTAGATTTCGCTGAGCTCAAGCGGAGTTCTATATCATTCTTTGAAATTGAGAAACATGAAACTGCCATCTCACGTTGGTCTAGAGCAAGGACCAGAGCTGCGAAG GTTGGAAAAGGTctatcaaagaatgaaaaagCACAAAAACTTGCTCTGCAGCACTGGCTTGAAGCA ATTGACCCAAGGCATCGGTATGGACATAATCTACACTTTTATTACGTTAAATGGCTCCATTGTCAGAGTAGAGAGCCCTTCTTCTACTGGCTAGATATTGGAGAAGGGAAGGAAGTAAATCTTGTTGAAAAATGCCCTCGATCAAAACTTCAACAGCAGTGTATCAAGTATCTCGGACCG ATGGAAAGAATGGCCTACGAAGTTGTTGTGGAGGATGGAAAATTCTTCTACAAGCAATCAGGGCAGGTCCTCCATACAACTGAAGAATTCAATGATGCCAAATGGATTTTTGTCCTTAGTGCTTCTAGAACCTTATATGTtggcaagaaaaagaaggggacATTTCAGCATTCAAGTTTTTTGGCTGGAGGAGCCACATCTGCTGCAGGGAGATTAGTTGTTGAACATGGCATCATTAAG GCAGTTTGGCCTCACAGTGGTCATTATCGCCCTACAGAAGAAAATTTCAGAGACTTTGTCTCATTCCTCGAAGAGAACAAGTTGGATCTCACAGATGTTAAG TTAAGTCCGgttgaggaggaagaggaaggtTCACTTAGCAAGAAAAGAAGCAGTGCTCATATTAGATGCAACTCATCTGAAGGGGACTTCATCGAAAGTGAATGTGAGTTAAAGACCAAAGAAACCATTGTTGAAGACTTGACTCGCGACGAGACTGATTCAATGGTACAAGCTGCTGCTGCAATGGATTCTCATATGTCAAGCCGGCTCTGCAGTGTTAGTAGAAAATTGTCTAATCTGGCAATACCAAACAGGGAAAGATTTTTCGTGACGAGTGAAACTCAACCTGCTGCTTCAAGTTGCAGTAGTATACCTGTAGAATCTCCAGTGGATGGTTATGAAACAGCAGAAGAAAATCTCTCATCAGAGCAAGATTACATGGTTCCAAAGAAGAACTTGTTTGAAGAAAACCATGAAGAGACTGAGGAAGAAAACATTCCTCAAGAATCAATTCTCAAGAGGATTAACTCACACAAAGGAATGAAATCATTTCAACTGGGAAAGCAGTTGTCATGCAAATGGACAACAGGAGCTGGACCTCGCATTGGTTGTGTGAGGGACTATCCCTCAGAGCTCCAGTTTCGAGCTTTGGAGCATGTCAGCTTGTCCCCAAGAAGCGCAGCCCGTTCGAGATCATACTTCTCTCCTCAGATCACTAGCAGTTTGAGTCCAAGGGTGCTCACGCCGACAAAATGTGGCGGGGAGATGGAAGCAATCATAAGCTCGCCGGCACTTGAGAGACTGAAATCTAGAACTCAGTCCTCCCCACTTTTTACAGGAAGTAGAGCAAGCGCAATTGCTAATGTCTCATGA
- the LOC18772703 gene encoding V-type proton ATPase subunit F, with amino-acid sequence MAGRAHIPTKSSALIAMIADEDTVTGFLLAGVGNVDLRRKTNYLIVDSKTTVKAIEDAFKEFTTKEEIAIVLISQYVANMIRFLVDSYNKPVPAILEIPSKDHPYDPAHDSVLSRVKYLFSTESVASGRR; translated from the exons ATGGCTGGCAGAGCTCATATCCCCACTAAGAGCTCAGCACTTATTGCCATGATTGCTGATGAG GACACTGTAACTGGATTTTTGCTGGCTGGAGTGGGCAACGTTGACTTGCGGAGAAAGACAAATTATCTTATTGTTGATTCAA AAACAACAGTGAAAGCAATTGAAGATGCATTCAAAGAGTTTACCACAAAGGAGGAAATTGCAATTGTCTTGATAAGCCAATAT GTTGCAAACATGATAAGGTTTCTAGTTGATAGCTACAACAAGCCAGTTCCAGCTATTTTGGAAATCCCTTCCAAGGATCATCCTTATGACCCTGCTCATGATTCGGTTCTTTCACGAGTGAAGTACCTCTTCTCTACTGAATCTGTGGCATCAGGAAGGCGATGA